One window of the Triticum dicoccoides isolate Atlit2015 ecotype Zavitan chromosome 3B, WEW_v2.0, whole genome shotgun sequence genome contains the following:
- the LOC119274573 gene encoding LEAF RUST 10 DISEASE-RESISTANCE LOCUS RECEPTOR-LIKE PROTEIN KINASE-like 2.5, whose product MKITSYQNDQLGKGGYGVVFKGRLYDGRLVAVKFLHDCKGNGDEFVNEVMSIGRTSHVNVVSLFGFCLERSKRALIYEYMPNGSLDKYIYSENPKEILGWERLYAISIGIARGLEYLHHSCNTRIVHFDIKPQNILLDKDFSPKIADFGLAKLCHTKESKLSVTGVRGTIGFIAPEVHYRTFGVVSTKSDVYSYGMMLLEMVGGRRNVKSIVAKSSEKYFPDWIYDHFAQDEGLQACEITIEIEEIARKMIIIGLWCIQVLPMYRPTITKVLEMFERSLDDLEMPPKQNFCELLENSAHNLDVQSSSSTKPEEISLVKSEILQQSPTH is encoded by the exons ATGAAGATAACGTCCTATCAAAATGATCAGCTTGGAAAAGGAGGTTATGGTGTCGTTTTCAaaggaagactatatgatggtcgtCTAGTTGCTGTGAAATTCTTGCATGACTGCAAAGGAAACGGGGATGAGTTTGTGAATGAAGTTATGAGCATTGGAAGGACCTCTCATGTTAATGTTGTTAgtttatttgggttttgtttggagagATCAAAACGTGCTCTTATATATGAGTACATGCCCAATGGTTCCTTGGATAAGTACATTTACTCAGAGAACCCCAAAGAAATTTTAGGATGGGAGAGGCTATATGCGATATCAATCGGTATTGCTCGTGGCCTCGAATACTTGCACCATAGCTGTAATACACGTATTGTCCATTTCGATATCAAGCCCCAAAATATCCTTCTAGACAAAGATTTTAGCCCGAAGATTGCTGATTTTGGTCTAGCTAAATTGTGTCATACAAAAGAGAGCAAGCTTTCAGTGACTGGAGTTAGAGGAACAATTGGATTCATCGCCCCAGAAGTTCACTATCGAACCTTCGGGGTGGTTTCAACAAAGTCAGATGTTTATAGCTATGGAATGATGCTGCTGGAGATGGTTGGAGGTAGGAGAAATGTAAAATCAATTGTTGCAAAATCTAGCGAAAAGTATTTTCCAGATTGGATTTACGACCACTTTGCACAAGATGAGGGATTGCAAGCATGTGAAATTACAATAGAAATTGAGGAGATCGCGAGAAAGATGATCATAATAGGCTTGTGGTGCATACAAGTGTTACCTATGTATCGCCCTACTATAACAAAAGTTCTAGAAATGTTTGAGAGAAGCTTAGATGATCTGGAGATGCCGCCGAAGCAGAACTTCTGTGAACTACT TGAAAACTCAGCTCACAATTTGGATGTACAAAGTTCAAGTTCTACTAAACCTGAAGAGATCAGCCTTGTGAAATCAGAAATCCTACAACAATCGCCTACTCATTGA